From Arachis stenosperma cultivar V10309 chromosome 2, arast.V10309.gnm1.PFL2, whole genome shotgun sequence, one genomic window encodes:
- the LOC130963604 gene encoding putative disease resistance protein At3g14460 gives MAENFLQPTEEKTMEEVGGEYFDELIARSFFQPHNTRGNIFVMHDIMHDLAMFIARREQDQRIGSTDKSRAINFHYQIGDVVNSSEALEARMFDKDGIDSLWLSWSWYEGENIVDFEIERDILDKLQPSIDLKELEIDGFRGTTFPDWLGHSSYCNITKVTLDGCWNCCLLPSLGQLPSLKHLTISNFVNLGIVGAEFYFCQNDESCFETPFQMLETLKFSSMPWWEEWKSLEFNAFPRLRVLTISSRPMLRGDLPNHLPSLQSLEIQNCELFSYCVPRTPGMTSLSIEGSNEVRIGELPPLLDDLSIERSDHLVQSVVETTTLTQLTCLTSLRISGCSSQIWFPVSAIPPSLQQLNIRECRKLEFQMDEQHHSLQELVIEKSCSSLTSFSLLDSFPNLVRVQISYCEKMECVAVSCSLPCLRSVEINYCWSLKSVSTLWMAAPQLEQLSVLKCPEIDLSPTGDPHRSLRSLSISYYQKQVISAEFMNSQFHGLTDLYIEGGYRESESVKCFPKEGWLPASLESLELVGMKSVETLECKGLAHLTSLQRLRIDGCAKLENIEGEKLPASLIRLTIIRSPLLSKLCEMKDPQIWPKISHIPGIQVDDRWIW, from the exons ATGGCAGAGAATTTTTTGCAACCAACAGAAGAGAAGACTATGGAAGAAGTTGGTGGTGAATATTTTGATGAATTAATTGCGAGATCATTTTTCCAACCTCATAATACTCGTGGAAACATATTTGTGATGCATGATATCATGCATGATTTAGCAATGTTCATTGCCAGGAG AGAACAAGATCAAAGAATTGGGAGCACTGACAAATCTAGAGCAATCAATTTCCATTACCAAATTGGAGATGTGGTGAATAGTAGTGAAGCTTTGGAGGCAAGAATGTTTGATAAGGACGGCATTGATTCTTTGTGGTTGAGTTGGTCTTGGTATGAAGGTGAGAATATAGTTGATTTCGAAATTGAAAGAGATATACTAGACAAGTTACAACCTTCCATTGATTTGAAAGAACTAGAAATCGACGGTTTCAGGGGTACAACATTTCCAGATTGGTTGGGGCATTCTTCTTATTGCAACATCACCAAAGTTACTCTGGATGGTTGCTGGAACTGTTGTTTGCTTCCTTCACTTGGACAATTGCCCTCTTTGAAGCACCTtacaatttcaaattttgtaaATCTGGGGATTGTGGGTGCTGAGTTTTACTTCTGCCAGAACGATGAATCTTGCTTTGAGACACCATTTCAAATGCTTGAAACACTTAAGTTCTCGTCAATGCCTTGGTGGGAGGAGTGGAAGTCATTGGAATTCAATGCATTTCCCCGACTTAGGGTGCTTACCATAAGTTCGCGTCCGATGTTGAGAGGAGATTTGCCTAATCATCTTCCATCTTTGCAATCACTTGAGATCCAGAATTGCGAGCTGTTCAGTTATTGTGTTCCAAGAACTCCTGGGATGACCTCTTTAAGCATAGAAGGCAGCAATGAAGTGAGAATTGGGGAGTTACCTCCTTTACTGGATGACCTATCAATTGAAAGAAGTGATCATCTAGTGCAGTCCGTGGTAGAGACTACTACCCTCACGCAACTGACTTGCTTGACGTCTTTACGCATCTCAGGTTGTTCCTCTCAAATATGGTTTCCAGTGAGTGCTATTCCCCCATCACTACAACAGTTGAATATACGTGAGTGCAGAAAATTAGAATTCCAAATGGATGAGCAACATCACTCCCTGCAAGAACTTGTAATAGAAAAAAGCTGTTCTTCACTTACATCCTTCTCGTTGTTGGATTCTTTTCCAAATCTCGTGCGTGTTCAAATCAGTTACTGTGAAAAGATGGAGTGTGTTGCGGTATCATGCTCTCTTCCATGTCTCCGTTCTGTAGAGATCAACTATTGTTGGAGTTTGAAATCTGTGTCCACGCTATGGATGGCAGCACCTCAGCTAGAACAACTCTCAGTACTGAAATGCCCAGAGATCGATTTGTCTCCCACAGGGGATCCACACCGTAGTCTGAGATCTCTTAGCATCAGCTACTACCAGAAACAGGTCATCTCTGCAGAATTCATGAATTCGCAATTTCATGGGTTAACTGATCTTTACATTGAAGGTGGATACCGGGAGAGTGAAAGTGTGAAGTGTTTCCCAAAGGAAGGTTGGTTGCCTGCCTCACTTGAGTCTCTCGAACTGGTTGGCATGAAAAGTGTGGAGACGTTGGAATGCAAGGGACTTGCCCACCTCACCTCCCTCCAACGATTAAGAATTGATGGATGTGCCAAGTTGGAGAATATCGAGGGAGAAAAGCTGCCCGCCTCTCTAATACGACTCACCATCATTCGAAGCCCTTTGTTGAGTAAACTGTGCGAGATGAAGGACCCACAGATTTGGCCCAAAATTTCCCACATCCCCGGCATTCAAGTTGATGATAGATGGATTTGGTAA
- the LOC130961406 gene encoding UPF0481 protein At3g47200-like produces MTSDWIVPVQVILGSIDHGEVKACSISRIPDEIREPKEESYKPKVVSIGPLHRGATRQILLMEEPKLRYMRELLDRSGSDQTNTNNRSGKTTKNAASTLENLGNDILKLDNVVRASYGGNMELSPHDLAKIMMVDGCFLLELLHKLGQYRDLQQNFSRDPFLETTKAIKCVLNDISMLENQIPFVVLKTLYKNLFPVNHRGVGEDHRVANLMRKAFGYDSQDQSGFAHLLELMHLSTIGENSPETSRLREARPELKRCATRLQAAGITITAATSNNVLNGNPSGNVNPNVNANYDELVDIFDFNISFNKDEKELKIPPLHIKETTEVRWRNLIAWEQSRIWVRGKYTSYAFFFKSLICCEHDLDLLQKKGVIVNNMPKKSKKELMTMFRTICAGAEHMDSSYSEDCEKLNKEKRPTLVTEAFCKWPIITGHNCRHLLENVVYYGRNGFRILIRDHIPTVWKFIAVVAATLVVVLTIMQTVYSAKQTHYAAEGH; encoded by the exons ATGACATCCGACTGGATAGTTCCCGTTCAAGTGATCCTGGGGTCTATTGACCACGGAGAAGTTAAAGCATGCAGCATTTCAAGAATCCCAGACGAGATTCGAGAGCCCAAAGAAGAATCTTACAAGCCAAAAGTGGTATCCATTGGACCCTTACACAGGGGAGCCACAAGGCAAATCCTCCTCATGGAAGAACCTAAATTGCGTTACATGAGGGAATTACTTGACCGTAGTGGAAGTGATCAAACCAACACCAACAACAGATCAGGAAAAACAACCAAAAATGCCGCCTCGACGCTGGAAAATTTGGGCAACGACATTCTCAAGCTGGACAATGTGGTTCGCGCTTCCTACGGCGGGAACATGGAGTTAAGTCCCCACGACCTCGCCAAAATCATGATG GTGGATGGTTGTTTCTTGCTAGAGCTTCTCCACAAGCTTGGCCAGTATAGGGATCTGCAACAAAACTTTTCCAGAGATCCATTCCTGGAGACGACGAAAGCGATCAAGTGTGTGCTGAATGATATCTCCATGCTGGAAAATCAGATCCCTTTCGTTGTTCTCAAGACGCTGTACAAGAATCTCTTCCCTGTCAACCATCGGGGAGTAGGTGAGGACCACCGTGTGGCCAACCTCATGCGCAAAGCCTTTGGTTACGATTCACAAGATCAAAGTGGCTTCGCTCATTTGCTTGAATTAATGCACTTGTCCACAATTGGAGAAAACAGCCCAGAAACCAGTCGATTGAGAGAAGCACGCCCAGAGCTAAAGCGATGCGCCACGAGGCTTCAAGCTGCAGGGATAACCATTACAGCAGCAACAAGTAACAATGTCCTTAACGGTAACCCTAGCGGTAATGTCAATCCCAATGTCAATGCTAACTATGATGAGCTTGTTgatatatttgattttaatataagCTTCAACAAAGATGAAAAGGAACTAAAAATACCGCCTCTGCATATTAAGGAAACAACTGAGGTGAGATGGAGAAACTTGATTGCTTGGGAACAGAGCAGGATTTGGGTAAGAGGCAAGTACACTTCGTATGCTTTCTTCTTCAAAAGTTTGATATGCTGCGAGCACGACCTTGACCTTCTCCAAAAAAAGGGAGTGATAGTAAATAATATGCCTAAGAAAAGCAAGAAAGAACTTATGACAATGTTCCGCACAATCTGTGCTGGTGCTGAACACATGGATTCGAGTTATAGCGAAGACTGTGAGAAACTTAATAAGGAGAAACGACCTACGTTAGTCACGGAAGCGTTCTGCAAATGGCCTATAATCACTGGGCATAACTGCAGGCATCTTCTTGAGAATGTTGTGTACTATGGGCGAAATGGCTTCAGGATTTTGATACGCGATCATATCCCTACCGTGTGGAAATTCATTGCCGTTGTCGCCGCCACTTTGGTGGTGGTTCTCACTATTATGCAGACAGTTTATTCAGCTAAGCAGACGCATTATGCAGCTGAAGGCCATTAG